The sequence AGGATTTTGCAAAAGAAAAATATTCTTGATTTTTAGCTTCAACCTGGTAGCGATATTGCAACGTATCATTTGCAAGAACATTCAACTCTTCATCCTCCCAGTATTTCCCTAGCGTAAGTTGCCAATTCCAATTACTATTTGTCTTTAGTGGATATTTCACATAGGGGAATGGCGAATATTCAAGGATTCTAAACTCATTATTCCTTGGTGGATGAATGAATACCCGGTTGGTATCTTCAATTGCTCCTGTATTATTTCGTTTCTCACTAAGCTCCCGTTTATTTTTTGTCCAGACTATAGCAAATTGTTTTTGTTCTTTAAGTGGCAAAAGTTTGCCTAAACATCCTAAATAGATCCTACCTGTTTCTTTTCTCCCTTCCTTAAAAATTGAATAGTTATAGGTATAGACAAGCTCTTTCGAATATATTGTATTGTCTTTCCCATTGGACTGTGAAACGGGAAAAGAGTAAAGAAATCCTATTATAAATGTCAACACGATTCTCATTTTATCAGTTTTAAAAATGGTATCGAAGTATGAACTGTCGGACGATGTAAGGTGTGGCTAAATTGCCAAGACCATGATAACGTCATTGTGCTAGCAAGGTTAGTTTTTTCATGGATATGTTATGGTCCAATCTGACATTTCCAAATCACTTTCAGTAATTTCTTTTCGCTTTAACACGACGTAATTAGAAACAATACTATCCCATGACTCAGCCTCTACTACGTTTGCATCGAAGAAGAATATTTGAGTAGTGTTATCCTCGGCCAAAATTATTGTTCGAATGGACATTGTATCTCCTGCTTCAATTTTTTGAGTCGTATTACCTTCATAAAAAGGAATAACTTCAATGTGAGATAACGACGTATCGGGAAAAGAACTTGAGATTCCGAAATAAATATCAGAAACAGAATTGTTAACTATTCTAAGATGACTAGGAATATCATCGCTATATGGACAACCATATAGACCGAAAATAATTATCGAAAATAGACCGAAAAACTTTTTCATAAATCACTCAAACTAAAAACTTGATCGTTTTAAAATCATTTTGTCCCTGATAATTTGCAACTAATGCTGACGTATATCTACATGGTCCTACCCCAGCTAATCGTCTTATTTATCCTCATTCAATTTAACATTAAAAAGCTTAAATATTCTATTCTCCCTCCGGTAATTATCAACAAGCGTTCAACATCGATTCAGGTGGGCGACTGACTGCCAACAACAATGCAATTATCACTTAATAACGATCACTTGGTTTCAGCCGACGATTATCATTTAGTAATTGCTCCGCTGGCGGCTGGGCGACCAATTATCATTTGATTATGCCTCCTCCAATTGGTTGGACAAGCAATTATCATTTAATAACGACTACGAAATGAACTGGTAGCTCGAAGTCACCAGATAACCCGCTGCCGCGCGATTGTATCTCGTGGCGAAATTTAGCAAACCAAGCAAAGGGATTCGTGCGGGAGCTGAGCCTGTTTAAACGGATTGAGGGCTTCACTTCGAGTGAAACCCTCAATTTCCTGGCAGGCCCTCCAAACCAATTAACAGGGTGACTTCGAGTCACCCGGTTAATATCCACTCCTGAAAAGAAAAAAGGCCATCCGGAGCACCGGACAGCCTTGGGGAAAAATCTATCAACAAAAATTAAACGCCCAACTTATTACGTCTGATTTGTTCGGGCTCGGTGAAGTTGCTTTTCACCACGTGCCCTTTCAACGGAACAATTTTTTCGTGAATGGCATCGATGATCCAGTCGGCTTGCGGGAAGAAGGAGTTCTCCAGCTCGTAAGCAGGTGTGATCCAGTTGCGCGAGCCAACGACCACCGGCGGGCCATCCAGCTCGTCGAATGCCAGCTCGGTGATGTTCGAAGCCAAATCGCGCATGAACGATCCGCGGGCCGACGCATCGCCGGAAATCACCAGACGACCGGTCTTCTTCAGCGACTCGATCACCGGCTCGTAGTTAAACGGCACCAACGAACGGGCATCGATCACTTCGGCACTTAGGCCATATTTTTCCTGCAGAATGTCGGCAGCCTCGAGCGCACGGTATAAGGTTGCACCAATGGTCAGGATGGTCACGTCCGAACCTTTGCGCTTCACATCCGGCTCGCCAAACGGAATTTCGTAGTATTCTTCGGGCACACCACCTTCGTGGAACTGCTCACCAATATCATAAATACGTTGACTTTCGAAGAAGATAACCGGGTCGGTTCCCTGCAGCGCCGAGTTCATCAACCCTTTGGCATCGTAAGGTGTAACTGGGAAACAAACTTTCAGGCCCGGAATATGAGCCGCCAGGGCTGTCCAGTCCTGCGAGTGCTGGGCTCCGTATTTCGAACCAACGGAAACACGCACCACCACCGGCATTTTAATCACATTACCACTCATGGCTTGCCACTTCGGCAACTGGTTGAACACCTCGTCGCCGCAACGGCCCAGGAAGTCGCAATACATGATTTCGGGAATCACGCGGCCGCCGCACATCGCATAACCAATGGCAGTACCGATAATGGATGCTTCGGCAATCGGCGAATTAAACAGGCGGTGATATGGCAGCGCCTCTGTCAGGCCGCGATACACCGCAAATGCACCACCCCAGTCACGGTTTTCTTCACCGTAAGCCACCAGGGTCGGATCTTTATAGAATCGGTCGACAATGGCTTCGAAAATACCATCGCGCAAACCATATTGTTTGATTTTAGAGAAAGGCTTGCCATCCTTGTCGAAGGCGAAACGCTCTTTCGTTTGCAGCTGCTTCACCCGCGGATTTTCGGCCATGGGGTGATTCACCTCAACCGGGCGATCTTCCATTTTATCAACCGACTCGTCCGAGAACATCATGTCGCCAATCAGTTCCGGGTATTTTTCCATATCCATCAAAGGTGAAATAACGGGGTCAATTGCCAGTTTCACGCCCCAGGTAATGAGGTCGGTTGTGGCCGAGCGGGTACCATTCAATTCATCTTCAGTGGCAATTCCGGCTTTCACCAACTCAGCACCAAACCACAAAATTGAATCCACCGCCTGCCATGCTTCCACCTCTTCTTTCGAACGGTAAGACGAGGCATCGGATGGCGAGTGACCGCTGAAACGGTAAGTCAGCACATCCAGCAAAACAGGCCCGCGCTTTTCTTCCAGAATTTTGCGCTTACGTTTGTAGGCGTCGATCACCGCCAACGGATTGTAACCATCCACACGTTCGGCGTGCAACTGGTCGTCGTTCAGGCCGGCGCCAATACGCGCAGCAATATTGTATCCCATGGTTTCGCCACAAGTTTGGCCACCCATACCGTACTGGTTATTCATGATGTTGATGATCAGTGGCAGACCACCTTTCATGTCTCCTTCCCACAACTGGTTGAACTGGTCCATGGTTGCAAACGACAAACCTTCCCAAACAGGACCGCAAGCCATGGAAGCGTCACCGATGTTGGCCACAATGATACCATCCTTGCGGTTTACCTTTTTGAAGAGCGCTGCTCCAACTGCAATATCGCCCGAGCCACCAACAATGGCGTTGTTCGGATAAACGCCGAAAGGTGTAAAGAAGGCGTGCATCGAGCCACCCAAACCACGGTTAAAACCGGTTTCACGCGCAAAGATTTCAGCCAGTGTTCCGTAAATCAGGAAGCGGATCGCCAGTTCTTTCACGGTACCTTTGAAGTTTTCTTTAACCGGCGCAAAAGTTTTGCCGTCGAAATGCTTGTTCATCACATCCATCAGCTGGTCGTCGTTCAATTTGTGAATTGCCGATAAACCTTTGGCCAAGATCTCACCATGCGAACGGTGCGAACCGAAAATGAAATCCTCAACACCCAGCGTGTAAGCCATACCAACAGCCGCTGCCTCCTGCCCGATCGACAAGTGAGCAGGTCCAGGGTGGTTGTAAGGAACACCATTGTACTCGCCTTTGGTTTTGATTTCATTCAACATGGTTTCGAACTCGCGAATCACCACCATGTCGTGGTAAATACGCAGAAAATCGTCTTTCGAGAAATTGGCTTTCTCGTCTTCAATTGTTTTGTTGTATTGATTAACAGGAATTGGCTTGAAAGTTACTTCGCCAGCTTTCCTGACATTTTGCGGATCAATAAATTGTACTTTAGGCATATCTAATTAGTTTTTAAGTTTTGAGTTAATAAATGTTCCAAGTTTTAAATTTCAAGTTCCAAGTGAGATCGGCATTTACTTAAATTTCTTTCCCTTTAGATCAGATTCTTTCAAGTAGCCGATCAAGCCATTTAGCATTCGGCTAATTTCAATTGCTGATTCATACGCTTCGTCAAATTCAGATTGGGAAATATAACCGCAATCCAAAGCCCGATACAACTGAGACCGGCACTCGCCGCAGGATCCTTTACTTATAGCCAGAAACCGAATAAATTCCTTGTTTCCATCCCGCTCGTATCCCTCAGCGATGTTGTCCATCACAGAACCCGAGGAGGCTTTTATCTGGCTAACAAAGCGGTAGTCTCGAGAAAAGCCAACTATTGAAGTGAATGCATGAATCGTCTTGCAGAACTCTCGAGAAGCCTGCCACACTTTCAAATCTTCAAATCGCTGCACTTTACTCATTACTTCAAAACTTGGAATTTGAAACCTGAATTTTGGAACTTTTTAAAATTGAAATATGGTTTCCTTGATAATCTCACTAACGGTTGGGTGCGGGAAGACAATTTCTTCGACATCCTGAACACGCAGCTGGGCTTCGATTAAGGCGCAGGCGCCCCAGATCATTTCGGAGCAGGCTCCACCAACCATGTGAACACCGAGAATTTCCTTGTATTTCTTACCAACGACAACTTTACAGAAGCCGTCTTTCCCTTCGTTTTCAGCAATGAACCGCCCGGCATAAGCCATAGGCAATTTGCGGGTTTCAACCTCAATACCTTTTGCTTTAGCTGCTGACTCGGTCAAGCCAACTCCGGCGATCTCGGGATGCGTGTACACAACACCGGGAATGGCATTGTAGCGCATCACATCCTTTCGTCCCAAAATGTGGTTGATGGCAACTTCGCCCTCACGACTGGCCGTGTGAGCCAACAGCGAGAAACCGGTAATGTCGCCGGCAGCGTATACATTCGGAATGTTGGTGCGACAGAACTGGTCGATCTTCACACCGCGGGGTGAAAACTCAACGCCAATGTTTTCCAGTCCGATACCTTGTACATTCGGGCGGCGGCCAACCGACAACAGCACTTGCTCGCCAGTTACCGACTGTACTTTGCCATCTTTTTCGAAAACCACTTCCTTGCCTTTCAGCTCGGTTACTTTGGCGTTCAGATGGTACTCGATTCCGCGCTTGGTAAATTCCTTGCGCACGAAAGCACAAATCTCTTCGTCGACGCCGGTCAGAATTTCTGGCAACATCTCGATCACGGTTACCTTCGTTCCCATGGCGTTGTAAAAATCGGCAAACTCGGTACCGATCACACCGCCACCGATGATCACCAGGCTTTTGGGCAATTCTTTCAGTTGCAGAATTTCGCGGTTTGTTAACACCAGCTCTTTATCGAGTCCCGGAATGGGCGGGACAGCTGCTTCGGAACCGGTACAAATCAGCAGGCGGCTGGCCTGGTAATCTTTTCCGTCGGCAGTAATGGTAATTAGGTCGCCACGCTTTTCTTTAATTACAGCCTCGGCCATCACAACCTCAGCTTTGGCATGCTTCATTTTCATGCCTACGCCCGACACCAGTTTGTTCACAACCTTGTCTTTGCGGGCCATAATCTTTCCGAAATCGAAGCCTACACCATTGACCTCGATTCCGTATTTTGATGCCTCGTGGGCATATTCCAAAACCTTAGCCGAATTCAGCAAAGTCTTGGT is a genomic window of Mangrovibacterium diazotrophicum containing:
- a CDS encoding four helix bundle protein, with amino-acid sequence MSKVQRFEDLKVWQASREFCKTIHAFTSIVGFSRDYRFVSQIKASSGSVMDNIAEGYERDGNKEFIRFLAISKGSCGECRSQLYRALDCGYISQSEFDEAYESAIEISRMLNGLIGYLKESDLKGKKFK
- the lpdA gene encoding dihydrolipoyl dehydrogenase; protein product: MSNKFDIAILGGGPAGYVAAERAGAKGLSVIIFDKRALGGVCLNEGCIPTKTLLNSAKVLEYAHEASKYGIEVNGVGFDFGKIMARKDKVVNKLVSGVGMKMKHAKAEVVMAEAVIKEKRGDLITITADGKDYQASRLLICTGSEAAVPPIPGLDKELVLTNREILQLKELPKSLVIIGGGVIGTEFADFYNAMGTKVTVIEMLPEILTGVDEEICAFVRKEFTKRGIEYHLNAKVTELKGKEVVFEKDGKVQSVTGEQVLLSVGRRPNVQGIGLENIGVEFSPRGVKIDQFCRTNIPNVYAAGDITGFSLLAHTASREGEVAINHILGRKDVMRYNAIPGVVYTHPEIAGVGLTESAAKAKGIEVETRKLPMAYAGRFIAENEGKDGFCKVVVGKKYKEILGVHMVGGACSEMIWGACALIEAQLRVQDVEEIVFPHPTVSEIIKETIFQF
- a CDS encoding alpha-ketoacid dehydrogenase subunit alpha/beta → MPKVQFIDPQNVRKAGEVTFKPIPVNQYNKTIEDEKANFSKDDFLRIYHDMVVIREFETMLNEIKTKGEYNGVPYNHPGPAHLSIGQEAAAVGMAYTLGVEDFIFGSHRSHGEILAKGLSAIHKLNDDQLMDVMNKHFDGKTFAPVKENFKGTVKELAIRFLIYGTLAEIFARETGFNRGLGGSMHAFFTPFGVYPNNAIVGGSGDIAVGAALFKKVNRKDGIIVANIGDASMACGPVWEGLSFATMDQFNQLWEGDMKGGLPLIINIMNNQYGMGGQTCGETMGYNIAARIGAGLNDDQLHAERVDGYNPLAVIDAYKRKRKILEEKRGPVLLDVLTYRFSGHSPSDASSYRSKEEVEAWQAVDSILWFGAELVKAGIATEDELNGTRSATTDLITWGVKLAIDPVISPLMDMEKYPELIGDMMFSDESVDKMEDRPVEVNHPMAENPRVKQLQTKERFAFDKDGKPFSKIKQYGLRDGIFEAIVDRFYKDPTLVAYGEENRDWGGAFAVYRGLTEALPYHRLFNSPIAEASIIGTAIGYAMCGGRVIPEIMYCDFLGRCGDEVFNQLPKWQAMSGNVIKMPVVVRVSVGSKYGAQHSQDWTALAAHIPGLKVCFPVTPYDAKGLMNSALQGTDPVIFFESQRIYDIGEQFHEGGVPEEYYEIPFGEPDVKRKGSDVTILTIGATLYRALEAADILQEKYGLSAEVIDARSLVPFNYEPVIESLKKTGRLVISGDASARGSFMRDLASNITELAFDELDGPPVVVGSRNWITPAYELENSFFPQADWIIDAIHEKIVPLKGHVVKSNFTEPEQIRRNKLGV